GGGCGAAGCCAAACTGCGTTTCGACATTCTCGAAAAGGTCGCAGAACTTCTTCCTAAATTCCCTATCGTTCTTCACGGCGCAAGCTCGGTCCTTCCCGACTACGTAAAGATGGTAAACGACTTCGGCGGCACGATGCCCGGCGCTAAGGGCATTCCCGAAGACATGCTCCGCAAAGCGTCGTCGCTCGCGGTCTGCAAGATCAACGTCGACAGCGACCTTCGCCTTGCTTTCACCGCCGCAGTTCGCAAGCACTTTGCCGAGAACCCCGCGCACTTCGATCCCCGCCAGTACCTCGGCGACGGCAGAACGCTTGTCACCGAATGCGTACGCCATAAGTTAGTGAATGTTTTGGGATGTGCGGGAAAAGCATAGTTTTCGCGTATTCGTAAGATTAAGAAAGCCTCGCAATTTTGCGGGGCTTTTGTTTTGTCTAATTATTGACACGCGCGTGTTTTAATGCTATACTGATTTTATCAATTCACCTATCGAGATATAACTATGATAACCGAAAATAAAACGATCAAAGTCAGCTCCAAATATACGCTCGAAGCAAAGAAGGAAATCTCTGCTCCGTCGAAAAAAACGTGCAACAAGCTTATATTAGGCTCGCTCGGGGCGGCGGTTGGATTCGTGCTGTTGATATTCGTTTTCTACTATTTCGAAAAAACCGACTTAGCGGGACTGATGTTCGGGTTCTTCGTGTTCTCGTTACTGGTTTTGCTTTTCGGCGCAGGGCTTAAATACTCGATCAAAAAAGACCTGCAAAAACCGATACCGCCCACCGTTTTCGAATACGAGTTTTTCGACGGCGGCATAGCTGCAAAGGAAGAAGTCAACGGCGAAGTTGTGCACGCGTCCAAATACTACAACAAAAATATAGGTAAAACGTTAGAGGGCAAGCGTTATCTGTTTCTTTACGTAGACTCGTCGCACGCGCTCGTTATAGACAAGAACGAGCTCTCGCCCGCCGAACTCTCGACCTTAAAATGGATATACTTCAAACAGTATTCGAGCGAACGCTTAGAGCTCGCCGAGTTCGAACCGGGCACTCCCGATTTTGTGAAAGCGACCGAAACACCGAAAGAAGAACTACCACTAGACTAAAATAATCACAAAACAAAACCCTCGCAAAAAATAATATTTCCTATAAAGAATGAAAAATATCCCTGCAGTTCGCGGGGATATTTGTTAAATTTTTAATTATTCATTTATTCCAAGTATGTCGTCTGCCGACACATCAAGTAAAATACAAAGTTTTGCAAGCGTATCGAGCGCAGGAAAAATGTCGTGATTCATATATTTTGAAACGGTTTGCGCGGACACGCCTATTTTAGAAGCAATGGTTTTTTGCGGTATGTCACTTTGCTCAATTGCTTCACGTAATCGACGTTGAATCAAATGTAATTCAATATTATTGATATTAGACTTCCTCATAAAAAAATTATCGCATATTATGTGTTATTTTACTTGACAATCGCATTTTATGCGATATATACTATTCTATACATTATTGGTATTAAAAAGGAGAATCCAAATGAAAAAAATGGCTTTAATTAAAAAAGCATTGATAGCGGCAATGTTGCTCGTTATTCTGGTATCGTCGTGTTTTATGTTCACGGCTTGCTCAAGCTCCAACGAATATGACGGCAAAAAATTTCTTTTAGAAGATGTTTTGGTTACTTACGATGAAACGGTTTCGCAAGAAGCGAAGGTGGTGCAAGAGGCACAGATAGAGATTATAAAAAGTAAGATCGGGGGTGAGAAAACGCCTTTTTGCAGTTTTTATGAAAAGCCTCATATTATTTTGACAAATTATGATGGTTTATATAGGTTTGCAAAATATGAAGTTGCTAACGGAAAAATCACAATGCCTCAGCTGACCACTAGCACTACCGATAAACTATCATACCATATAGATTTTTACCATCCCCTATCGATTACAAATTATTCGGAGAAAGGAAAT
This region of Clostridiales bacterium genomic DNA includes:
- a CDS encoding helix-turn-helix transcriptional regulator, whose amino-acid sequence is MRKSNINNIELHLIQRRLREAIEQSDIPQKTIASKIGVSAQTVSKYMNHDIFPALDTLAKLCILLDVSADDILGINE